In Streptomyces sp. NBC_00091, the following proteins share a genomic window:
- a CDS encoding LacI family DNA-binding transcriptional regulator → MTAAGKHQVSRTETTRRVGGRQGRAGIRDVAAAAGVSITTVSDALNGKGRLPDATRRHVREVADRLGYRPSAAARTLRTGKSGLIGLTVTTYGDEPFTFTEFAYFAEMARAATSAALARGYALVILPATSRHDVWSNVALDGTVVIDPSDHDPVVSELVRQGLPVVSDGRPAGTLPVTAWVDNDHEAAVLGLLDHLAAAGARRIGLLTGTTTDTYTRLSTTAYLNWCERVGQDPVYESYPAHDPCAGAVAADRLLARPDRPDAVYGLFDPNGTDLLAAARRYGLRVPEDLLLVCCSESTVYANTEPPITTLSLKPRRIGTAVVQLLIDAIEGVDTGRPVEQVVPTELIIRTSSQRRTPRTTVSPPRSPAQD, encoded by the coding sequence ATGACAGCAGCAGGGAAGCACCAGGTGAGCCGGACCGAGACCACCCGGCGGGTCGGCGGCCGACAGGGCCGGGCCGGCATCAGGGACGTGGCCGCCGCGGCGGGCGTCTCCATCACAACCGTCTCCGACGCGCTCAATGGCAAGGGACGGCTGCCGGACGCCACCCGCCGCCACGTTCGCGAGGTAGCCGACCGGCTGGGGTACCGCCCCTCCGCCGCCGCCCGCACCCTCCGTACCGGCAAGTCGGGCCTCATCGGCCTGACCGTGACCACGTACGGGGATGAACCTTTCACCTTCACCGAATTCGCGTACTTCGCCGAGATGGCACGGGCCGCCACCTCCGCCGCGCTCGCCCGCGGCTACGCCCTCGTCATCCTCCCCGCCACCTCACGACACGACGTCTGGTCCAACGTGGCCCTCGACGGCACCGTCGTCATCGACCCCTCCGACCACGACCCGGTCGTCAGCGAACTGGTCCGCCAGGGCCTGCCCGTGGTCTCCGACGGCCGCCCGGCCGGCACCCTCCCCGTCACCGCCTGGGTGGACAACGACCACGAGGCCGCCGTACTGGGCCTCCTCGACCACCTCGCCGCCGCCGGAGCCCGCCGCATCGGGCTGCTGACCGGCACCACCACCGACACCTACACCCGGCTCTCCACGACCGCCTACCTCAACTGGTGCGAGCGCGTCGGCCAGGACCCCGTCTACGAGTCCTACCCCGCCCACGACCCGTGCGCGGGCGCCGTCGCCGCCGACCGGCTCCTCGCCCGCCCCGACCGGCCGGACGCCGTCTACGGGCTCTTCGACCCCAACGGCACCGACCTCCTCGCCGCCGCCCGGCGCTACGGGCTGCGGGTACCCGAGGACCTGCTCCTCGTCTGCTGCAGCGAATCCACCGTCTACGCGAACACCGAACCGCCCATCACCACGCTCTCCCTCAAGCCGCGCCGCATCGGAACCGCCGTCGTACAGCTGCTGATCGACGCGATCGAGGGGGTCGACACCGGGCGCCCGGTCGAGCAGGTGGTCCCGACCGAGCTGATCATCCGTACCTCCTCGCAGCGCAGGACCCCCCGCACCACCGTCAGCCCGCCCCGTTCACCGGCCCAGGACTGA
- a CDS encoding metallophosphoesterase, which yields MTQGAGQGPAMRTDTLRDFRVPVSEPVPYPAPAAPPGEAPVYGEAPVYGEAPVYGEYPAYYEESAPVPPRPGYAPDHADHPGTALLARPGTETVPQQRAAGDGEYAAEEDPDDGYTPTRRDLPVIGRGAAGGPGDTVQVHYVPQEAPGSGPGPLYVVGDVHGYLDELIRELQAQHLIDAECRWSAGNARLWFLGDFTDRGPDGIGVIDLVMRLSAEAAAAGGYCKALMGNHELLLIGAKRFGDTPVNSGAGTATFQAAWLLNGGQRTDMERLEDVHLQWMSRLDAATLQDGHLLLHSDTTAYLDYGDSIEDVNDTIHELLNRGDADITWDLFRKFTKRFAFRDEETGPQAVRELLGTYGGSRVVHGHSPIPYLLGEVGAEDGEDSHGPEAVDGPHVYADGLAIAMDGGVTMAGKLLVVQLPLRD from the coding sequence ATGACTCAGGGGGCCGGTCAGGGACCCGCGATGCGGACGGACACGCTGCGGGACTTCCGGGTGCCGGTCTCCGAACCCGTGCCGTACCCCGCGCCCGCCGCGCCGCCCGGCGAGGCCCCCGTGTACGGCGAGGCCCCCGTCTACGGCGAGGCCCCGGTGTACGGCGAGTACCCCGCGTACTACGAGGAGAGCGCGCCCGTGCCCCCGCGGCCCGGCTACGCCCCGGACCACGCCGACCACCCGGGCACCGCCCTCCTCGCCCGCCCCGGGACGGAGACCGTCCCGCAGCAGCGCGCCGCGGGCGACGGCGAGTACGCCGCCGAGGAGGACCCCGACGACGGCTACACCCCGACCCGGCGCGACCTGCCCGTCATCGGCCGCGGCGCGGCGGGCGGGCCCGGCGACACCGTGCAGGTCCACTACGTCCCCCAGGAGGCCCCGGGCTCAGGTCCCGGCCCCCTGTACGTCGTCGGCGACGTACACGGCTACCTGGACGAGCTCATCAGGGAACTCCAGGCCCAGCACCTCATCGACGCCGAGTGCCGCTGGTCCGCCGGCAACGCCCGGCTCTGGTTCCTCGGAGACTTCACCGACCGGGGCCCCGACGGCATCGGCGTCATCGACCTCGTCATGCGGCTGTCCGCCGAGGCCGCCGCCGCCGGCGGCTACTGCAAGGCCCTGATGGGCAACCACGAGCTGCTCCTCATCGGCGCCAAGCGCTTCGGGGACACCCCCGTGAACTCCGGCGCCGGCACCGCCACCTTCCAGGCCGCCTGGCTGCTCAATGGCGGCCAGCGCACCGACATGGAGCGCCTGGAGGACGTCCACCTCCAGTGGATGTCCCGCCTCGACGCGGCCACGCTGCAGGACGGACACCTGCTGCTCCACTCCGACACCACGGCGTACCTGGACTACGGCGACTCCATCGAGGACGTCAACGACACCATCCACGAGCTGCTCAACCGGGGCGACGCCGACATCACCTGGGACCTCTTCCGCAAGTTCACCAAGCGGTTCGCCTTCCGCGACGAGGAGACCGGCCCCCAGGCCGTACGGGAACTCCTCGGCACCTACGGCGGCAGCCGCGTCGTCCACGGCCACAGCCCCATCCCGTACCTGCTCGGCGAAGTCGGCGCCGAGGACGGCGAGGACTCCCACGGCCCGGAGGCCGTGGACGGACCGCACGTGTACGCCGACGGGCTGGCCATCGCGATGGACGGCGGCGTGACGATGGCGGGCAAGCTGCTCGTCGTTCAACTACCTCTGCGCGACTGA